One Helicobacter ganmani genomic region harbors:
- a CDS encoding DUF815 domain-containing protein — protein MIDFAWNLESQVAAIYRVSGYVHGISEIESQRLDSFFGLEKEIKLLCANTESFLFRDLGVNVLLWGARGCGKSSLIKAILLQYAKEGLRILQIEKEHLEILPEVLDILRNKHYKFIIFCDDLSFEQDEKTYKNLKSILEGGLESLPKNIKIYATSNRRHLLPEFHDENEIFGYEGNEDKIALSDRFPLCIGFYTQGNAEYLEVLAGYFKKEKDTKEWEKICRIALQYAVQKGTRNPRTAAQFYTLYQSGLLDYL, from the coding sequence ATGATAGATTTTGCTTGGAATTTAGAATCGCAAGTCGCAGCCATCTATCGTGTAAGTGGCTATGTGCATGGGATTAGTGAGATAGAATCTCAAAGGCTAGATTCCTTTTTTGGATTAGAAAAAGAAATCAAACTTTTATGTGCCAATACAGAGTCCTTTTTGTTTCGTGATTTAGGGGTTAATGTTTTGTTGTGGGGAGCAAGAGGTTGTGGTAAAAGCTCATTGATTAAGGCAATTTTGCTTCAATATGCTAAAGAGGGTTTGAGGATTTTGCAAATTGAAAAAGAGCATTTAGAGATTCTGCCAGAGGTTTTAGATATTTTGCGCAATAAACATTATAAATTTATTATTTTTTGTGATGATTTGAGTTTTGAACAAGATGAAAAAACTTATAAAAACCTTAAAAGCATATTGGAGGGAGGTTTAGAATCTTTGCCTAAAAATATAAAAATCTATGCGACTTCCAACCGACGACATTTGTTGCCTGAATTCCACGATGAGAACGAGATATTTGGCTATGAAGGAAATGAGGATAAAATCGCTTTAAGCGACCGCTTTCCTTTGTGTATAGGATTCTACACGCAAGGCAATGCGGAGTATTTGGAAGTTTTGGCGGGATATTTTAAGAAAGAAAAAGACACAAAAGAATGGGAAAAAATTTGTAGAATCGCATTACAATATGCTGTTCAAAAAGGCACACGCAATCCTCGCACTGCGGCACAATTTTATACACTTTATCAAAGCGGTTTGTTGGATTATCTATAA
- a CDS encoding AtpZ/AtpI family protein produces the protein MVSKQDLQFNEDMGNQTQKSNQGESQSEDSKPKEELKYKDALLAYSNAALGISMVVAVLIGVGIGYGLESLFGVRWLFWLGVVWGVCAAILNVFKAYKRQKRELDELAKDPKYAYNANNPKAFDDEDDD, from the coding sequence ATGGTAAGTAAGCAAGATTTGCAATTCAATGAGGATATGGGTAACCAAACGCAAAAATCCAATCAGGGGGAATCGCAGAGTGAGGATTCCAAGCCCAAAGAGGAATTAAAATACAAAGATGCTCTGTTAGCTTATTCTAATGCAGCATTAGGAATCTCAATGGTTGTTGCTGTGCTGATTGGGGTAGGGATTGGCTATGGCTTAGAATCACTCTTTGGCGTGCGCTGGCTTTTTTGGCTGGGCGTTGTATGGGGAGTGTGTGCAGCAATTTTGAATGTCTTTAAAGCCTACAAGCGTCAAAAGCGCGAATTAGATGAACTTGCAAAAGACCCAAAATATGCCTACAATGCAAACAATCCAAAAGCATTTGATGATGAAGATGATGATTAA
- a CDS encoding AAA family ATPase, with product MFEISKELNVVLQNAQKEAKLRGHEYLTLEHIFQALLENKKVIKALQECGGNIEIMKQQVKRYLEHFLTAFPEYKDNNEMPQETLAVTRVIEMMISHVRGSQRKQAQVSDLLAAILEEEKAFCTQVLKTQGITRLNILEYITENQEEFNIGLDKTEDKVESNQRQEEQSESALERFCTNLTQEAREGKIDPVIGREVEIRRCFEILLRKKKNNPLLVGEPGVGKTAVAEGLALKITQEASPLDKTEIYMLNMGALVAGTKYRGDFEKRIKLLSDEVLERGNVVLFIDEIHMLIGAGATNSGSMDASNLLKPMLGNGKLRCIGASTYAEYRSFLDKDKALSRRFAKVEVKEPTQEESILILQGVKKYYENHHNVRYTDEGIALMVELSVRYLHERFLPDKAIDIMDEVGASYKLDGRSGKVSLQSIKQMVAKMAKIPEIEATKNDKSLLKNLEKHLKSRIFGQDEAISEVVSALKRNKAGLSTPNKPIGSFLFSGPSGVGKTELAKELAKSLNINFERIDMSEYMEKFSTSQLIGAAAGYVGYEKGGILTEMIKKNPHTLLLLDEVEKAHPEVLNLFLQVMDYGKLTDNNGQSIDFSSVILILTSNVGSKESPILGFKKDSNTRFNSAIKETFSPEFRNRLDAIIAFNALSPKEILKIVEKNIADLNQQIKAKGIEVVLEKSAREYLAEVGFNTELGARPLALVIQKEIKNPMSDLMLFGDLEKGGKIFFEYKNKQLIYHSQKPQKTTAKKTKKSTKGKE from the coding sequence ATGTTTGAAATTAGTAAAGAATTAAATGTCGTGCTACAAAATGCACAAAAGGAAGCAAAGCTTAGAGGACACGAATATTTAACCTTAGAGCATATTTTTCAAGCTTTATTAGAAAACAAAAAAGTCATTAAAGCCTTGCAAGAATGTGGCGGAAATATTGAAATAATGAAACAGCAAGTTAAAAGATATTTAGAGCATTTTTTGACTGCTTTTCCAGAATATAAAGACAACAACGAAATGCCACAAGAAACGCTTGCAGTTACGCGTGTAATTGAAATGATGATAAGTCATGTAAGAGGCTCACAACGCAAACAAGCGCAAGTGAGTGATTTGCTTGCTGCGATTTTGGAGGAGGAAAAGGCATTTTGCACACAGGTTCTTAAAACGCAAGGAATCACGCGTTTGAATATCCTAGAATACATCACAGAAAATCAAGAGGAATTTAATATTGGCTTGGACAAAACAGAGGACAAAGTAGAATCCAATCAAAGACAAGAGGAGCAATCAGAATCCGCATTAGAGAGATTCTGCACAAATTTGACGCAAGAAGCAAGAGAGGGCAAGATTGACCCTGTCATCGGGAGAGAAGTAGAAATTCGTCGATGCTTTGAAATTCTATTGCGCAAGAAGAAGAATAATCCTTTATTAGTCGGTGAGCCTGGTGTTGGAAAAACTGCAGTAGCCGAAGGATTAGCCCTTAAAATCACGCAAGAAGCAAGTCCTTTGGATAAAACTGAAATTTATATGCTCAATATGGGCGCACTCGTGGCAGGAACAAAATATCGGGGAGACTTTGAAAAACGCATTAAACTCCTAAGTGATGAAGTGCTTGAGCGCGGGAATGTCGTGCTTTTTATTGATGAGATTCATATGCTCATTGGTGCAGGGGCAACAAATAGTGGTAGTATGGACGCAAGCAATCTACTCAAACCTATGCTTGGTAACGGAAAACTACGTTGCATAGGAGCTAGCACTTATGCGGAATATCGCTCCTTTTTAGACAAAGACAAGGCACTTTCACGTCGTTTTGCCAAAGTGGAAGTAAAAGAGCCAACCCAAGAGGAAAGCATTTTGATTTTGCAGGGCGTGAAAAAATATTACGAAAATCATCACAATGTGCGCTATACTGATGAGGGAATCGCATTAATGGTAGAACTATCGGTGCGTTATCTGCACGAGCGATTCTTGCCCGATAAGGCGATTGACATTATGGACGAAGTGGGCGCGAGCTACAAGCTAGATGGCAGGAGTGGAAAGGTAAGCCTACAAAGCATCAAACAAATGGTAGCCAAAATGGCTAAAATTCCGGAAATTGAAGCAACTAAGAATGATAAAAGCTTGCTTAAAAACTTGGAAAAACATCTCAAAAGTAGAATCTTCGGACAAGACGAAGCCATTAGTGAAGTCGTTAGTGCGTTAAAACGCAACAAAGCAGGGTTAAGCACTCCAAATAAACCCATAGGCTCTTTTCTTTTTAGCGGTCCAAGCGGAGTGGGTAAAACAGAACTTGCAAAAGAGCTTGCAAAATCCCTTAATATCAACTTTGAGCGCATTGATATGAGCGAATATATGGAGAAATTCTCTACTTCCCAGCTTATTGGTGCAGCGGCAGGATATGTTGGCTATGAAAAAGGTGGAATTCTCACAGAGATGATAAAGAAAAATCCACATACTTTGCTACTCTTAGACGAAGTAGAAAAGGCACACCCTGAAGTCTTGAATCTCTTTTTGCAGGTAATGGATTATGGAAAATTAACCGACAATAACGGACAAAGTATAGACTTTTCTTCAGTCATTTTGATTTTAACTTCTAATGTTGGTTCTAAAGAATCCCCAATTCTAGGCTTCAAAAAAGATTCCAACACGCGCTTTAATAGTGCGATTAAAGAGACTTTTTCGCCTGAATTTAGGAATCGCCTAGACGCAATTATCGCCTTTAATGCGCTAAGTCCAAAAGAAATTTTAAAAATTGTAGAAAAAAACATTGCGGATTTGAATCAACAAATTAAAGCAAAGGGAATTGAAGTCGTTTTGGAAAAAAGTGCGAGAGAGTATTTGGCAGAAGTTGGATTCAATACCGAACTTGGCGCGCGTCCTTTGGCACTTGTGATTCAAAAAGAAATCAAGAATCCGATGAGTGATTTGATGTTGTTTGGAGATTTAGAGAAAGGTGGAAAAATATTTTTTGAATACAAAAATAAACAGCTGATATACCATAGTCAAAAACCTCAAAAAACAACCGCTAAAAAAACCAAAAAGAGCACAAAAGGCAAAGAATGA
- a CDS encoding UPF0323 family lipoprotein — protein sequence MKKYLKKISDPRIVGAFSKSGLGLAAVLLIVGCDSPQETDKSGIQEATKRGATVTIERQADGSYKILDEVPSAQTRVILRENGTERILSQAEIDQIIAEENKKIEAGTSQLTNPTGAGLSLGETILASAAGAILGSWIGSKLFNNQNYQAQQRTSYKTPQAYERSQSSFKQNANARTGTTAGKSGFYSPNNTGSTQNRSTTSTRQSYGG from the coding sequence ATGAAAAAATATTTGAAAAAAATCTCTGACCCAAGAATCGTTGGTGCATTTAGTAAAAGTGGTTTAGGATTAGCTGCTGTGCTTCTTATTGTAGGTTGTGATAGCCCACAAGAAACAGACAAAAGTGGTATTCAAGAAGCAACCAAAAGAGGTGCAACCGTTACGATTGAGCGGCAAGCCGATGGAAGTTATAAAATTCTTGACGAAGTGCCAAGTGCGCAAACACGAGTGATTTTGCGCGAAAATGGAACGGAGCGAATCCTAAGTCAAGCAGAAATTGACCAAATTATCGCAGAAGAAAACAAAAAAATAGAAGCAGGCACTTCACAACTTACCAACCCAACAGGCGCAGGATTATCTCTAGGGGAAACGATTTTAGCAAGTGCAGCAGGTGCGATTTTGGGAAGTTGGATTGGAAGCAAGCTTTTCAACAATCAAAACTATCAAGCCCAACAAAGAACAAGTTATAAAACCCCACAAGCTTATGAACGTTCTCAAAGCTCTTTCAAGCAAAATGCAAATGCAAGAACAGGAACAACAGCAGGAAAAAGTGGGTTTTATTCTCCAAACAACACAGGTTCTACGCAGAATCGCTCCACAACAAGCACAAGACAAAGTTATGGTGGCTAA
- a CDS encoding ATP-dependent Clp protease adaptor ClpS, with amino-acid sequence MPKDAQYENTTEVLEKVQEPIRYKVILLNDDYTTQEFVIEVLQKIFHKNFEDSLNLMLQIHHNGKGVCGIYPYDIAEIKAVQVRKMAKEKQYPLRAILEKI; translated from the coding sequence GTGCCAAAAGACGCACAATACGAAAATACAACAGAAGTTTTAGAGAAAGTTCAAGAACCTATCCGCTATAAAGTCATTTTGCTAAACGATGATTACACAACACAAGAATTTGTAATAGAAGTCTTGCAAAAAATCTTTCATAAGAATTTTGAAGATTCGCTCAATCTTATGCTGCAGATTCATCACAATGGTAAGGGTGTTTGTGGAATCTACCCTTATGATATTGCCGAAATTAAAGCAGTGCAAGTGCGTAAAATGGCAAAAGAAAAGCAATATCCACTACGCGCAATTTTAGAAAAAATATAA
- the galU gene encoding UTP--glucose-1-phosphate uridylyltransferase GalU: MIKKCLFPAAGYGTRFLPATKTTPKEMLPIINKPLIQYGVEEAMEAGIFNMAIVTGRGKRSLEDYFDINYELEHQLKGTSKENLLKDIRNVLETCSFSYTRQMEMKGLGHAILVGESLVGNEPFAVILSDDLCDNEGGQGVLSQMCKIYAKYRCSIVAVEEVALEEVSKYGVIAGRKIDEDVFVVDNMIEKPSQEEAPSNLAIIGRYILTPDIFEILHRTKPGKNGEIQITDALLEQCKKGMVLGYKFKGVRYDCGSVDGFVKATNIFYDKLKR; encoded by the coding sequence ATGATTAAAAAATGTTTATTCCCAGCTGCTGGCTATGGCACACGATTCTTGCCTGCAACAAAAACAACACCCAAAGAAATGCTACCTATTATCAATAAACCCTTGATTCAATATGGTGTGGAAGAGGCAATGGAAGCTGGAATCTTTAATATGGCAATCGTTACAGGACGTGGAAAAAGGTCGCTAGAGGATTATTTTGATATTAATTATGAATTAGAACATCAGCTAAAAGGCACAAGCAAAGAGAATCTTTTAAAAGATATTCGCAATGTTTTGGAGACTTGCAGTTTTTCTTACACACGGCAAATGGAAATGAAAGGCTTAGGACACGCAATATTAGTTGGAGAAAGTCTTGTTGGAAATGAACCTTTTGCGGTAATTTTGAGTGATGACTTATGTGATAATGAGGGAGGGCAGGGCGTATTAAGCCAAATGTGTAAAATCTATGCAAAATATCGTTGCTCTATTGTTGCAGTAGAAGAAGTCGCACTAGAAGAGGTGAGCAAATATGGTGTGATTGCGGGAAGAAAAATAGATGAAGATGTTTTTGTTGTGGATAATATGATTGAAAAACCAAGTCAAGAGGAAGCTCCAAGCAATTTAGCGATTATTGGACGCTATATTTTAACACCAGATATTTTTGAGATTCTACATCGTACCAAACCCGGAAAAAATGGTGAAATTCAAATCACTGATGCACTTTTAGAACAATGTAAAAAGGGTATGGTGCTTGGGTATAAATTCAAAGGTGTGCGCTATGATTGCGGAAGTGTAGATGGTTTTGTCAAAGCCACAAATATTTTTTATGATAAGCTAAAGCGATAG
- a CDS encoding glutathionylspermidine synthase family protein, whose protein sequence is MQILNTQPLNNADLEDLGLSWHTDVDSMPYVSDEIVEISEEEAQGFYNAANELYDMYAEAGQYVIDNDLFFELGIPFNLVEAIERSWEEEVHWHLYGRFDLAGGLDGNPIKLLEFNADTPTMVYESAIVQWALLKKNGFKESLQFNNLYEALGDNFKRMITLGEDISHFNEIYEGWKILFSSIAGSEEEERTVKLLEVIAKEAGFETNFCYAHEATLSETEGLSLEGVNYEFWFKLIPWESIAVDEPELAQLMTAMIANKNTIFLNPAYTLMFQSKRMLKILWDLFPNHPLLLETSYEPLNQKQVKKHAFGREGESVSILDAQGKILKSCSGEYDNYPEIYQAFATQNHHNGSLYQPNVFYAYEACALGFRKGGEILDNMSKFVAHKIR, encoded by the coding sequence ATGCAGATTTTAAATACGCAACCGCTTAATAATGCAGATTTGGAGGACTTGGGGCTTAGTTGGCATACCGATGTAGATTCTATGCCTTATGTCAGTGATGAGATTGTAGAAATCAGTGAGGAAGAAGCGCAAGGATTCTACAATGCTGCAAATGAGCTTTATGATATGTATGCAGAAGCAGGGCAATATGTCATAGATAATGATTTGTTTTTTGAGCTTGGAATCCCATTCAATCTTGTGGAGGCTATTGAGCGAAGTTGGGAGGAGGAAGTGCATTGGCATCTGTATGGGCGCTTTGATTTAGCAGGAGGATTGGACGGCAATCCTATTAAGTTGCTAGAGTTTAATGCAGATACTCCTACAATGGTATATGAAAGCGCAATCGTTCAATGGGCACTTTTAAAGAAAAATGGATTCAAAGAATCTTTGCAATTTAACAATCTTTATGAGGCATTGGGAGATAATTTTAAACGAATGATTACTCTAGGAGAGGATATTTCCCATTTTAATGAAATTTATGAGGGTTGGAAGATTCTCTTTTCTAGTATTGCTGGAAGTGAGGAGGAGGAGCGCACCGTCAAACTCTTAGAAGTAATCGCAAAAGAAGCGGGATTTGAAACAAATTTTTGCTATGCGCACGAGGCAACATTGAGCGAAACAGAAGGCTTGAGCCTTGAGGGTGTGAATTATGAGTTTTGGTTTAAGCTGATTCCTTGGGAGAGTATCGCAGTAGATGAGCCGGAATTAGCGCAGCTGATGACTGCTATGATTGCAAACAAAAATACAATCTTTTTGAATCCTGCTTATACTTTAATGTTTCAAAGTAAGCGAATGTTGAAGATTCTATGGGATTTGTTTCCCAACCACCCCCTATTGCTTGAAACTTCCTACGAGCCACTCAATCAAAAGCAGGTTAAAAAACATGCCTTTGGAAGGGAGGGAGAGAGTGTAAGCATTTTGGACGCACAAGGAAAGATTCTTAAAAGTTGTAGCGGAGAGTATGATAACTATCCCGAAATTTATCAGGCTTTTGCAACGCAAAATCATCATAATGGAAGCCTTTATCAGCCCAATGTTTTTTATGCTTATGAAGCTTGTGCATTGGGATTTCGCAAGGGTGGGGAGATTTTGGATAATATGTCCAAATTTGTAGCACATAAGATTAGGTAA
- a CDS encoding DMT family transporter translates to MESNKQAILAMLLAGLLFTAMGMFVKVLTPNLPAIEVAFARNFFGLLWVLVALILNPPKTKQGGKPFILFFRGFAGGSAMMAYFYNMSVMPLGTAFAFSYTSPIFLALLSMIFIHERVSLRIWTAIFMGFGGILLISNPQSIDLSFFGFLIGIYSGIGAALAYLSVAELAKNYDPRIIIGSLMLSGSILPLLMQFVPYENYPIALFKPFVMPNLQEWGLIFGLGVVSMYAQIYMTKAYSLGNPPMIGAISYVTIFMATLAGIILGDQVPHGLVIIGMICIACGGILAAFSRKYKKVK, encoded by the coding sequence ATGGAATCTAATAAGCAAGCAATTCTTGCAATGCTTTTAGCAGGATTGCTTTTTACCGCTATGGGAATGTTTGTCAAAGTGCTTACACCAAACTTACCTGCCATAGAAGTGGCTTTTGCTCGGAATTTCTTTGGTCTGCTTTGGGTTCTTGTTGCCTTAATACTTAACCCTCCAAAAACCAAGCAAGGTGGCAAGCCTTTTATTCTCTTTTTTCGTGGATTTGCAGGAGGAAGTGCGATGATGGCATATTTTTATAATATGTCTGTAATGCCTTTAGGCACGGCTTTTGCATTTTCTTATACTTCGCCTATTTTTTTGGCACTTTTGAGTATGATTTTTATTCACGAGCGCGTGTCCTTAAGGATTTGGACAGCTATTTTTATGGGATTTGGCGGAATCTTGCTTATCTCCAATCCTCAAAGCATTGATTTAAGCTTTTTTGGATTCTTAATCGGAATTTACAGCGGGATTGGTGCAGCACTTGCGTATCTTTCTGTTGCAGAACTTGCCAAGAACTATGACCCGCGCATTATTATTGGTTCTTTGATGCTAAGTGGTTCTATTTTGCCGCTTTTAATGCAGTTTGTGCCTTATGAGAACTATCCTATCGCGTTATTTAAACCTTTTGTAATGCCGAACTTGCAAGAATGGGGGCTGATTTTTGGGCTTGGGGTCGTCTCTATGTATGCGCAAATTTATATGACCAAAGCTTATAGTTTAGGGAATCCACCAATGATTGGAGCGATTTCTTATGTTACAATCTTTATGGCAACTTTAGCGGGAATTATTCTAGGAGACCAAGTGCCACACGGCTTAGTTATCATTGGTATGATTTGCATTGCGTGTGGTGGAATCTTGGCTGCATTTTCAAGAAAATACAAAAAAGTAAAATGA
- a CDS encoding DUF3800 domain-containing protein, whose protein sequence is MYSFNFYLFIFLFLCLLMMPFFLLGGGFIIYERIQAYLAAIRGREKKFHNINYLVSIFKDENSEQELLEEALAAFNQHFLHFGDIGKESKEYQGRLDFIGALSWCPKMDIDRVVNYREDLVKANPNFKKEIETVIGQALKNRDEKKGKKK, encoded by the coding sequence ATGTATAGTTTTAATTTTTATCTTTTTATCTTTTTGTTTTTATGTCTCTTGATGATGCCATTTTTTTTGCTTGGGGGCGGATTTATTATTTATGAAAGAATCCAAGCTTATCTTGCGGCGATAAGAGGACGAGAGAAAAAGTTTCATAACATCAACTATCTTGTTTCTATTTTTAAAGATGAAAATTCTGAACAAGAATTATTAGAAGAAGCATTAGCTGCTTTCAATCAGCATTTTTTACATTTTGGGGATATAGGAAAAGAGAGCAAGGAATATCAAGGACGACTTGATTTTATCGGTGCGCTTTCTTGGTGTCCCAAAATGGACATTGACCGCGTGGTAAATTACCGAGAAGATCTTGTTAAAGCTAATCCAAACTTTAAAAAAGAAATTGAAACCGTCATTGGTCAAGCATTGAAAAATCGTGATGAGAAAAAAGGTAAAAAGAAATGA
- the hemL gene encoding glutamate-1-semialdehyde 2,1-aminomutase — translation MESLNHLNSVNDFNEAKQVIPGGVNSPVRAFKSVGGTPPFIANGRGAYLIDEDGNRYIDFVQSWGPLIFGHCDKDIEEAVIESVKKGLSFGAPTTLETALAKEVISIVEEVEKIRFVSSGTEATMSAIRLARAFSGREDIIKFEGCYHGHSDSLLVSAGSGMATFGNPSSPGVPQDFTQHTLVAQYNDLASVESCITLSQKQGKGVACVIVEPIAGNMGLVPSEVEFLEGLRMLCDKHGILLILDEVMSGFRASLCGSQSFYKVRGDLVTFGKVIGGGMPVGAFGGRAEIMDLLSPKGAVYQAGTLSGNPVAMSAGLVSLRKLKEDSKIYERLEGLALKLTQGLKSLCAEFQIPLQTCVRGSMFGFFFNDKKVRNFQDALKSNTEMFARFHQGMLNKGVYFAASQFETGFICAAMNEELIEGVLERAREVLLEIHTYGK, via the coding sequence ATGGAATCTTTAAATCATCTCAATAGCGTTAATGACTTCAATGAAGCAAAACAAGTTATTCCTGGTGGCGTCAATTCTCCTGTTCGCGCCTTTAAAAGCGTGGGCGGCACGCCACCTTTTATTGCTAACGGGCGTGGAGCTTATTTAATTGATGAGGACGGAAATCGTTACATTGATTTTGTGCAAAGTTGGGGACCTTTGATATTTGGTCATTGCGACAAGGACATTGAAGAAGCGGTGATAGAGTCCGTGAAAAAAGGCTTGTCTTTTGGCGCACCCACGACTTTAGAAACAGCACTTGCTAAGGAAGTCATTAGCATTGTAGAGGAAGTAGAAAAAATCCGTTTCGTTTCAAGTGGAACAGAAGCAACAATGAGTGCGATTCGTCTTGCGCGTGCCTTTAGTGGCAGAGAGGATATCATCAAGTTTGAGGGTTGCTATCACGGACATAGTGATTCTTTGTTGGTCTCTGCGGGAAGTGGAATGGCAACCTTTGGCAATCCTAGCTCACCGGGTGTGCCACAAGATTTCACGCAACATACATTAGTCGCGCAATACAACGATTTAGCAAGTGTGGAATCCTGCATTACTCTAAGTCAAAAGCAAGGTAAGGGTGTCGCTTGCGTGATTGTTGAACCCATAGCGGGCAATATGGGACTTGTGCCAAGTGAAGTGGAGTTTTTGGAGGGTTTAAGAATGCTTTGCGATAAACACGGGATTCTATTAATCCTAGATGAAGTAATGAGTGGTTTTCGGGCGAGTTTGTGCGGTTCGCAATCCTTTTATAAAGTGCGAGGAGATTTGGTAACCTTTGGCAAAGTTATTGGAGGTGGAATGCCTGTGGGCGCATTTGGCGGGAGAGCGGAGATTATGGATTTGCTTTCCCCCAAAGGCGCAGTTTATCAAGCAGGAACTTTGAGCGGAAACCCTGTGGCAATGAGTGCGGGACTCGTTTCATTGCGCAAACTAAAAGAAGATTCCAAAATCTATGAGAGATTGGAGGGCTTAGCCTTAAAACTGACACAAGGGTTGAAAAGTCTTTGTGCGGAGTTTCAGATTCCTTTGCAAACTTGCGTGCGCGGAAGTATGTTTGGATTCTTTTTTAACGATAAAAAGGTGAGAAACTTCCAAGACGCACTCAAGAGTAATACAGAAATGTTTGCGCGCTTCCATCAAGGAATGTTGAATAAGGGAGTTTATTTTGCCGCTTCGCAGTTTGAAACAGGATTTATTTGTGCTGCAATGAATGAGGAACTCATTGAGGGCGTATTGGAACGAGCACGAGAGGTTTTGTTGGAGATTCACACTTATGGTAAGTAA
- the der gene encoding ribosome biogenesis GTPase Der: MDKFYGSIAIIGRPNAGKSSLFNRFCKQRIAITSEIAGTTRDVKKATISLQNLPFLLLDTGGLESKDALFQNVSKHSLQTGENADLILYLVDGKTAPQAIDKEIFYSLERKNPNIFLVVNKIDNDREKQNAWEFMEFGAKQMFFVSVSHNRGILELENAILSALKNDALEQFFNQETQEDLEEGLEFSQEDCEDSTQQAQEELINIGIIGRVNVGKSSLLNALLKGERAIVSPIAGTTIDPVDEKGEIKGQLVNFVDTAGIRKRGKIEGLEKFALQRTREVLGRTDIALLVLDASAPFVELDEKIAGLIDEYKLGVIVVLNKWDIAHKDFKGILEDFKLRFKFLEYAPILTISAKNGRHIQKLEEEILKVYRNFAFRIPTAKLNAILKEATKHHPLPSDHGKIVKIYYATQFEIKPPQIALIMNRPKSLHFSYKRYLVNFLREHFDFSGTRILFIARGKNDFEEEES; this comes from the coding sequence ATGGATAAATTTTATGGAAGCATTGCGATTATCGGGCGTCCCAATGCGGGTAAAAGCTCGCTGTTCAACCGATTTTGCAAACAAAGAATTGCGATTACTTCAGAGATTGCAGGCACGACACGTGATGTCAAAAAGGCAACAATTTCTCTGCAAAACTTGCCCTTTTTACTCTTGGATACCGGCGGATTAGAGAGCAAAGATGCTTTGTTTCAAAACGTCTCAAAGCATTCTCTGCAAACAGGTGAAAATGCGGATTTGATTTTGTATCTTGTAGATGGCAAAACCGCTCCCCAAGCAATAGACAAAGAGATTTTTTACTCTCTTGAGCGCAAAAATCCTAATATTTTTTTGGTAGTTAATAAGATTGATAATGACAGAGAAAAACAAAATGCGTGGGAGTTTATGGAGTTTGGCGCAAAACAAATGTTTTTTGTCTCCGTTTCTCATAATCGCGGAATCCTAGAGCTTGAAAACGCGATTCTATCGGCTCTTAAGAATGACGCATTAGAGCAGTTTTTCAATCAAGAAACGCAAGAGGATTTAGAGGAGGGTTTAGAGTTTTCACAAGAAGATTGCGAGGATTCCACACAGCAAGCGCAAGAAGAGTTAATTAATATCGGAATCATCGGGCGCGTCAATGTAGGGAAAAGTTCATTATTGAATGCTTTGCTTAAGGGCGAACGCGCTATCGTCTCCCCTATTGCTGGGACGACCATAGACCCTGTAGATGAAAAAGGAGAAATCAAAGGGCAATTAGTCAATTTCGTAGATACTGCTGGAATCCGAAAAAGAGGCAAGATTGAGGGCTTGGAAAAATTTGCCTTGCAACGCACGCGTGAGGTGCTAGGGCGCACAGATATTGCGCTTTTGGTGCTTGATGCTTCTGCGCCTTTTGTAGAATTAGATGAGAAAATTGCGGGATTGATAGATGAATACAAGCTTGGTGTGATTGTTGTTTTAAACAAATGGGACATTGCGCACAAGGATTTTAAAGGAATCTTAGAGGATTTTAAGTTGCGCTTTAAGTTCTTAGAATATGCCCCGATTCTTACAATTTCTGCCAAAAATGGTCGCCATATCCAAAAACTAGAGGAAGAAATCCTAAAAGTTTATCGCAATTTTGCCTTTAGGATTCCAACTGCAAAGCTTAATGCAATCCTCAAGGAAGCCACCAAGCACCACCCGCTCCCTAGCGACCACGGGAAAATCGTAAAAATCTATTATGCAACGCAATTTGAAATCAAGCCCCCACAAATTGCGCTGATTATGAATCGTCCTAAAAGCTTACATTTTAGCTATAAGCGGTATTTGGTGAATTTCTTGCGCGAACATTTTGATTTTAGCGGAACGCGTATTCTTTTTATTGCACGGGGCAAAAATGATTTTGAGGAGGAGGAATCCTAA